The uncultured Eubacteriales bacterium region CATAAGAGTGTTGAGGGATGTGAGGACATCGCCCCCTATGCAGTCGGTAATGGTCACGGCGGCATACTTATCAAGCTCGGCCACGGAGTCATCCTGAGCTGAGATCAGGATATCCTTCTTATACTCGCCGTCGGCGAAACATACCTCGAAGTACCATCCGTCGTATTTGCTGTCCCCTCCGCTGAGCTCAAGCTCGGTGTAGGTAGGGGCGGGATTGAGCTCGATGTCCGCGGGAGCTTCGGGAAGCTCCTCCGCTTCCGGCTTTTCGTAGGAAACGCCCTTGTAGGAGGCTGTGCAGTAGCGTGTCCCGCCGATTGTGAAAACGCAGCGGAAATCGTATGTATCAAGCTCACCCTCGCCAACGGGCAGTTCCGCCCCGTCGGCCGAAATGACCTTTACCCAGTCACCCCCCTGAAGGGTGTACCACTGGTAACTTTCAAGTTCATCCGCCGCATCGAGAGAAAGAATCGTGCAGGCCTTTCCCTGACCGTCCACTCCGTCGGATGACCTGACCTTGACGCGTGTCTCCTCGGGATCAGGCTCCATGCCCCAGGGCTGGTACGCTGTGATGGGCAGAGGGTCCTGGACCTTGATGGTGATATCGTCGGCCGAGATGGCTGTGGAATAGCTGTAGCTTCCGTCGGCATTTTTGACTACAGCCGGCTGATAGTAGATGATGGCCGATGCCTTGTTGGCTGTACCGCCGAGGCGGTAGACCGAGAGCACCTGCTGTTCGCCGCCCTCGGTGACGACAAGCTCGCTGTTGCCCAAGGCAAAAATTCCGTATGGGTATTTTTCTACCCACGATTGGTCGACTTCCTGTGTTGTCCCGTCATCACCGAGAATGGTGAAACCGGAGGCAGGGTTACCTGTTACCGTGGAATTTCCGGTGTTGGATGTAAAGCCCAGCATGGGTAAGATCATGCAGACGATCAGTATGCACGCTGTCAATCGCCGATGCAGCTTCATTGTCTTTCCCTCCCTCTATCATGGATGCTCAACAGGGGCCCAAACGTCACCCCTCCGGGGGCTGTACAAGCCACAACACAGCTGATGTTAGCCATCTTCCATCACCTCCCTGACGCAAAGTAATATTTATTGTAGCGCGGCGTGTTTTATTTGCGTGAGTTGCTAAGAAATCTTAGCAATTTTTGTAAGCTGCGCCCCTTTACATGATTTTCCACTCATGTTACAATAACAAAAAAAGGGGTGGGAGCATTGAAACGGGCGAAAATACTGATGGTCGAAGATGAGGCGAATGTGCTCTCCATGAACCGGGAGTATCTGGAGCACGAGGGCTATGAGGTGGCGAGCGCGTCCTCGGTGGCACAGGCGCGTTTCCTCCTGGAGGAGCACGCGCCGGACCTGATTCTGCTGGATGTCATGCTGCCCGACGGCCTTGGTTGGGATTTCTGCGCGGAGCTGCGCAAAAAAACAAACGCCCCCATCATCTACCTGACTAGCAGGGATGAAAATGAGAGCGTTGTAAAGGGGCTATTGCAGGGTGGGGACGATTACGTCACCAAGCCCTATGATATGAGCGTGTTGGGCGCAAGAGTGGCCGCGCAGCTGCGTCGGGCGGGCCTCACGGCGCAGCGGCTGCTTGAGTTTCCGCCTCTCGCCATCGACACCCTGACCGGAGAAGTGACCTTATCGGGCAGGCCGGTGAGCCTGACAAAAAAGGAACTGCAGCTCCTCACCTGCTTTGTCCGGTTCCCCGGACAGAGGCTCAGCTGTGAGGAGATCTACCGCCGTGCGTGGGGGGAAGGCTCCGCCGACGCCTCCCGGACCATTACCGTGCATATCACCAACCTGCGAAAAAAGCTGGGTATGGATGGCGGCGGCTGGTTTGAGATCCGCAGCAGCGGGAAGGAAGGATATATCTTCAGTAAGGTGCGGTACTGAGTGTTACGCAATGGGGAGGGTAAAGCGGAAGGCCGCGCCTCGCCCCTCCTCGCTTTCCACCGAAATCGTCCCGCCGTGTGCCTCCACGATGGATCTGCAGATATAAAGACCAAGTCCGGTGCCGGTATCCTGACCGCCGCCGGATTTTTTTCTGGTCACATACCGGTCAAAAACAAAAGGCAGCAGTTCGGCGCTAATACCCGCTCCGGTATCGGCCACTCGGATGGACACGAAACCGCCTTCCTCTCTTGCGGACACGGTGATTAGGCCGTCCGCCGTGAAACGGACGGCGTTTGAGATCAGGTTGACCAGCACCTGGGAAATGCGGGCGGGGTCGGCGAGCACGTCGGGCAGGTCTGCCTCGAGGCGTACCTCCAGCCGGTTACCGTTCTTGTTCAACATGGGATAATAAGAGGAAATGGCCGTGTTGATGAGCTCGTCAGCGCCGCACACCTTCCGCTCTACCGTCATGCCGCCTTCTTCAATACGGGTTACGTCGAGGATCTGGCCGACCATAAGCCCCAGCCGCTTGGCCTCAGAGGAGATGATCTGCATTTTCCCCGAAACCCCGGCGGCGTCGGGCGGCGACTCCAGGAGCTGCCGCTCGGCATTCTGCGCGTAGCCGGAGATCACCGCCAGCGGCGTCTTCAGCTCGTGGGACACATTGCCGAGAAACGCGGTCTTCATTCGGTCAAGGCCTTCCAGGGCGGCCTTTTCCGCCGCCAGTTTCTGTTCCGCGCTTCTGGCTTCGGCCAGCACCCGGCTGTTCATGAGGTACAGCGAGAAGGACTGCGCCAACGCGAACACCAGCATAGCAGCCTCGCTGACCGGCAGATTTGCCCCTGCATCGCCGAAGGCGTCGAGGTACATGAGAATATCCGCCACAGCGGAGAGAAAGAACACCGCGATGCCGTACAGGGCCGCGGTCTGTTCCCAGGTCGGGCGGCGCAGCTTCCAGAATAGGCGCGAAATGCCGGGGAGGATGCACAAAAGGAGCAGAAACTGATAATACTTCAGGATCGAGGTATAGAAGATAGAGTCCCCAAACAGCACGCACAGGCCATAGATGCCGGAGCCGGCCAGGGCGGCGTACAGCGTACTTTTCAAAAATCTTCCCAGCGCGAATTGTTTGAGATACAGGCATAGGAAGATCGTCAGCAGCGCCACGCTTAAATATTCCAGCAGGAAGGAGACGTTGCCGGGGATGGGGAAATAAGTCCACGCCTGACTCTGCACGCACTCCCGCAGGGCCATGGAAACGCAGGCCAGCGCAAAATACAAAGTCGCTTTTGTATGCGTCAGCATCAGATAGATGACCAGCAGCCAGATGGCCGCGCTCAAAAGCGCACCCATGACCAGCAGGCCCTTAATGCGGTCGAAAGTAATGGGCTCCATTCCCGCCTCCGGCCTGCTCAGACTCAGCTCCGCAAGGGACGCGCCCCTCTTCGCGTGGTAAAACTGCGCGCTGTGGAGAAGAATGTCCATTTTGCCGTTGACAGCGGAGGCGGTCACGGTGATATTGTTCTCCCAGACCTCCGTGCTCTGCTTTGTGGTTCCGAGATTGCCGGTTTGCCCGGCGATTCTGCCGTTCACGTAGACCCGCATGGCGTGGCGGCCTGACAGCTCAAACGTAAGGCTGTAGGTATCGCTGTTGTCGGGAAGCTTCAGAACAAATCGCTGGGTAAGGTATTGGACGTGGAGTTTATTGAGCTGGTCTGTGCGTTCCGGAATCGCCGCATCCGCATTTTCCGGTGTTAGGTAAGTATTGGGGTAATATGTATGGTCGGGCGCAAGATGGATAATAGGAGCGCCTGAATCGATAACCGCGGTCAAGTCGTACACGCCGTCTTGCCCGATGACCGTGACAGAGCCGGGGCGCTTCGGCAGCCGGAAGAGCAGCATCAGCGCAAAGACCGTGAGAAATGCCGCCAGCAGAAGAAAGAGCATCCTATGCCTGCCGATATAAGTTCTGATATACGCCACCGCCTTTCCGAACAGCTATTCCCTCCGGCTTTAATATATGTGCCTCTTTAAGGTAAATTGTAGGTGTCGTCTTCCCGTCTTCGCATAAGGGCATAAAAAACCATCGAGATGCCAATAAAACGCTCAAGGGAAGAATATCACAGAAAACAAAGATTTGCCATAAAAATGTATAAGCGAGCCGGATCCCATGCTCAGGCGAGCCGGAGGCTTGCTCCCCGCGAGGTCGGTCTCCCTCTTCCATGAAACATCTTTCCGTCAGTTTCTCCGATGGCTTCCTCGGAATGGAAGCCAAAGGATGTGGGAACGCAAAAAACAGGCCCGGAACCGGGCCTGCTTTTTTATTTTCCGACAGGGAATAGGACAGTGAAGACCGTGCCCTCGGTCTCGGTGCTGGTCACGGATATTTTGCCCTTGTGGCCGTCCACGATGCTCTTAGCGATGGCGAGGCCCAGGCCAAAGCCACCGGCGTCGCGGCTGCGGGCGCTGTCGGCCCGGTAGAACCGCTCGAAGAGGTGCTCCAAGTGTTCCGGCGGGATGGGGGTACCCGTATTGCGGACGGTGAGCTTTAATTTCTCCTGGCTTCGAGTCAGGTGCACATCTACCCGGCCCCTGTCCCCGGCGTACTTGCATGCGTTGTCCAGTAAAATCATGGTGAGCCGCCTGAGCTGCCCCTCGTCTCCGCTGAAGGTGAGACCGGGGGTAACATCGCTCTCCAGGGCCACACCGCTCTCAAAGGCTACCGACTCAAAAAGAAGGACGCAGCCGGTGACCAGCTCGCTTATGGGAACGCTGGCTCGGACAGCGCCGGAGCGGGCCGCGTCGCTCTTGGCGAGGAAGAGCATATCCTCCACGAGGCCCT contains the following coding sequences:
- a CDS encoding Histidine kinase,7TM-containing protein possibly involved in signal transduction,histidine kinase, which translates into the protein MLFLLLAAFLTVFALMLLFRLPKRPGSVTVIGQDGVYDLTAVIDSGAPIIHLAPDHTYYPNTYLTPENADAAIPERTDQLNKLHVQYLTQRFVLKLPDNSDTYSLTFELSGRHAMRVYVNGRIAGQTGNLGTTKQSTEVWENNITVTASAVNGKMDILLHSAQFYHAKRGASLAELSLSRPEAGMEPITFDRIKGLLVMGALLSAAIWLLVIYLMLTHTKATLYFALACVSMALRECVQSQAWTYFPIPGNVSFLLEYLSVALLTIFLCLYLKQFALGRFLKSTLYAALAGSGIYGLCVLFGDSIFYTSILKYYQFLLLLCILPGISRLFWKLRRPTWEQTAALYGIAVFFLSAVADILMYLDAFGDAGANLPVSEAAMLVFALAQSFSLYLMNSRVLAEARSAEQKLAAEKAALEGLDRMKTAFLGNVSHELKTPLAVISGYAQNAERQLLESPPDAAGVSGKMQIISSEAKRLGLMVGQILDVTRIEEGGMTVERKVCGADELINTAISSYYPMLNKNGNRLEVRLEADLPDVLADPARISQVLVNLISNAVRFTADGLITVSAREEGGFVSIRVADTGAGISAELLPFVFDRYVTRKKSGGGQDTGTGLGLYICRSIVEAHGGTISVESEEGRGAAFRFTLPIA
- a CDS encoding Response regulator with CheY-like receiver domain and winged-helix DNA-binding domain, producing MKRAKILMVEDEANVLSMNREYLEHEGYEVASASSVAQARFLLEEHAPDLILLDVMLPDGLGWDFCAELRKKTNAPIIYLTSRDENESVVKGLLQGGDDYVTKPYDMSVLGARVAAQLRRAGLTAQRLLEFPPLAIDTLTGEVTLSGRPVSLTKKELQLLTCFVRFPGQRLSCEEIYRRAWGEGSADASRTITVHITNLRKKLGMDGGGWFEIRSSGKEGYIFSKVRY